One window from the genome of uncultured Umboniibacter sp. encodes:
- a CDS encoding BON domain-containing protein produces the protein MRQLSQLSKICSIGVLAGLIGCTSIITASTDGPIENNELDRSFGRFIDDEQIETVVAVNIRHSSETLAEANISVVSYNGVVLLVGQLSTEEERERVTQIAREVKGVRQVHNQISISGAISTLVGANDTYLSAKVRSRFAISDSDYDFSNIKVVTENSVVYLMGIVTRTQADVAVDIARQTGGVQRIVKVFEYAEG, from the coding sequence ATGCGACAACTAAGCCAACTTTCGAAAATCTGCAGTATAGGGGTATTAGCTGGACTTATAGGTTGTACTAGTATCATCACCGCATCAACGGATGGTCCCATCGAGAACAACGAGCTCGATCGCAGCTTTGGCCGGTTCATTGATGATGAACAAATTGAAACGGTCGTTGCAGTCAATATTCGACATAGCAGCGAAACCTTAGCTGAGGCAAATATCTCAGTCGTTAGTTATAACGGTGTCGTGCTTTTGGTTGGGCAGTTATCAACCGAGGAGGAACGAGAACGTGTGACACAAATCGCACGCGAGGTTAAAGGAGTTCGTCAGGTACATAACCAAATTTCAATCAGTGGCGCTATCTCAACCTTAGTAGGTGCTAATGACACCTATTTGTCGGCAAAAGTTCGAAGTCGTTTCGCTATCTCCGATTCTGATTATGATTTCTCCAATATTAAAGTCGTGACGGAAAACAGTGTCGTTTATCTCATGGGTATCGTCACTCGAACACAAGCTGACGTCGCCGTCGATATTGCTCGACAGACAGGGGGGGTACAGCGTATCGTAAAGGTTTTCGAATATGCAGAAGGATAA
- a CDS encoding SlyX family protein yields the protein MNYETEVEQLQIQVAFQESAIADLNEVVTKQDEELRVIRKQLRYLNEMLRRKDEGGSAPTNEPPPHY from the coding sequence ATGAACTATGAAACTGAAGTAGAGCAGCTGCAAATACAAGTTGCGTTTCAGGAGTCGGCCATAGCTGATTTAAATGAGGTAGTGACGAAACAAGATGAAGAATTACGTGTAATTAGAAAGCAACTGCGTTATTTGAATGAAATGCTAAGGCGAAAAGATGAAGGGGGCTCAGCGCCTACCAATGAGCCACCTCCACATTATTAG
- a CDS encoding serine hydrolase domain-containing protein, translating into MSLNAAQTSEFAEFYHSLMQRLGDEGSALAVFKNGECLLNLVSGESSPGVPWRDDTQVICYSACKGALAMAISRLVTRTDLSYGDTLARWLVIPPEHALSSITVGQLLSHQSGMVAFHDRLAEESIYHYEDMCRAALRELPWFQKPTLAYSPFLWGWLVSQLIEAVTGEPFEHSVSGVSYGKLGDDETLAVLTPNRAALKSYRTQSLKRSLGPNGKEMTRSAFMNPSSLMVGHNAKRWTSSMIPAASGRASAFGLAGAYAEFLTVTVKDTDYSPAKTIIHGPCKTTQTEMAFSYGFMRPQGTIDTQFGSMTGGFGHSGAGGSFGFADIKHDLAVAYVTRSLGQAMFLDQRGAELIERLYLLLEIDNEL; encoded by the coding sequence ATGTCATTAAACGCCGCGCAGACTTCAGAATTTGCAGAGTTCTACCATTCGCTGATGCAACGTCTTGGGGATGAGGGTAGTGCATTGGCGGTATTTAAGAATGGTGAATGTCTGTTGAATTTGGTCAGTGGTGAATCAAGCCCAGGAGTACCATGGCGAGACGACACTCAAGTGATCTGTTACTCGGCTTGCAAGGGCGCGTTAGCAATGGCTATTTCGAGGCTAGTTACTCGCACAGATCTCTCCTACGGCGATACGCTGGCTAGGTGGTTAGTCATACCACCGGAACACGCTTTGAGTTCAATTACTGTTGGTCAATTGCTATCCCATCAGAGTGGCATGGTTGCTTTCCATGATCGCCTAGCCGAAGAGTCTATCTATCACTATGAAGATATGTGTCGCGCGGCGCTTAGAGAACTCCCGTGGTTTCAAAAACCAACGCTCGCCTATAGTCCATTTCTATGGGGCTGGCTAGTCTCGCAGTTGATCGAGGCGGTGACCGGCGAACCCTTCGAACACTCTGTCTCAGGCGTAAGCTATGGCAAACTCGGAGACGACGAAACACTGGCTGTACTAACTCCTAACCGCGCCGCGCTTAAATCATATCGAACCCAGTCGTTGAAACGATCCTTAGGTCCTAATGGAAAGGAAATGACTCGTTCTGCTTTTATGAATCCGAGTTCATTGATGGTGGGACACAACGCCAAGAGATGGACCTCTTCGATGATCCCAGCAGCAAGTGGAAGGGCCTCAGCCTTTGGACTGGCGGGAGCCTATGCTGAATTTCTGACTGTTACCGTAAAGGATACGGACTATTCGCCGGCAAAAACTATTATTCATGGACCCTGTAAAACGACCCAAACGGAGATGGCATTCTCCTATGGATTTATGCGGCCGCAGGGTACAATCGATACCCAATTCGGTTCCATGACAGGTGGTTTTGGGCACAGTGGCGCTGGCGGTAGCTTTGGCTTTGCCGATATTAAGCATGACCTAGCAGTCGCGTACGTGACTCGGTCACTTGGACAGGCGATGTTTCTCGATCAGCGCGGTGCAGAGCTTATTGAACGGTTATATTTACTCTTGGAGATAGATAATGAACTATGA
- a CDS encoding MFS transporter encodes MFSREQKLLLIGQILGIMLYAFDELAINTIMPFISSDLNGDQLYGAAFSFYMIGSLISVVWAGDRLDRKGPILPLVAAICAFSLGLGVAALAPSMNAFVAARFLQGIGGGALYAVLFSLTAHCYCEALRPKVIGLISAAWLVPAMLGPVTAGWLSDNLSWRAVFILQIPLLLVSLTTVFIRLRRFSFESTGAAAKRRTMIIALAIALLVTAGSLALSYGTNLNYILFAILLVALAIVGVRSIAPYSMRAQHSPQAALATTRGLVHFSFYAADVMIPLVLVRQYGYSASEAGLVLVIGAVGWTGASALAASRRTRHYRRKLILGGNALLFIGILGSIAILQRSWEPMLFALSWTLVGAGMGLVYNCASAQLMDGSPKDQIGKTSTVASMSDAIGIVLASGIGGYLINNLYLISATTMLWCLALISCVALAVVTPKKLAFRSD; translated from the coding sequence ATGTTTTCTCGCGAGCAAAAACTACTGCTTATCGGCCAAATACTCGGCATCATGCTATACGCATTCGACGAACTCGCGATAAACACCATTATGCCTTTTATCAGCTCAGATCTAAATGGCGACCAACTCTACGGAGCCGCTTTTTCGTTCTATATGATCGGCTCGCTCATTTCTGTGGTCTGGGCAGGCGACCGCTTAGATCGAAAGGGGCCTATCTTACCGCTGGTCGCTGCCATTTGTGCCTTCTCGCTGGGGTTAGGTGTCGCCGCTTTAGCACCCTCAATGAACGCTTTTGTCGCCGCTCGTTTCCTTCAAGGCATAGGCGGCGGCGCGCTCTATGCGGTACTTTTTTCGCTAACAGCCCATTGCTATTGCGAAGCACTTCGTCCTAAGGTGATTGGTCTAATTTCCGCTGCTTGGCTTGTCCCAGCAATGCTTGGGCCTGTTACAGCGGGTTGGCTCAGTGATAACCTAAGCTGGAGAGCAGTTTTTATCCTGCAAATACCACTTCTATTGGTGTCATTAACAACCGTTTTTATTCGTCTGCGTCGCTTCAGCTTCGAATCAACAGGTGCTGCCGCTAAGCGACGAACGATGATTATAGCGCTTGCGATCGCGCTGCTTGTCACCGCTGGGTCGCTAGCGCTTAGCTATGGCACCAATCTTAACTACATTCTGTTCGCCATCTTGCTTGTGGCCTTGGCGATTGTGGGCGTTCGTTCCATTGCGCCCTACTCCATGCGAGCTCAGCACTCGCCGCAAGCCGCATTAGCGACAACGAGAGGTCTCGTTCATTTTTCCTTTTATGCTGCCGACGTAATGATTCCACTCGTTCTAGTGAGGCAATACGGCTATAGTGCAAGCGAAGCGGGTTTAGTTCTCGTAATCGGTGCCGTAGGGTGGACCGGGGCGAGTGCGCTAGCTGCATCGAGACGAACGCGACATTACCGGCGGAAACTCATTTTGGGAGGCAACGCGCTACTATTTATTGGCATCTTAGGCTCCATCGCCATTCTCCAGCGTAGTTGGGAACCCATGCTATTCGCACTGAGTTGGACACTGGTGGGTGCAGGAATGGGCCTAGTATATAATTGTGCATCGGCACAACTTATGGATGGTTCGCCAAAGGATCAAATTGGTAAGACTTCTACAGTAGCAAGCATGTCCGATGCCATCGGTATAGTGCTTGCGAGTGGGATAGGCGGCTATTTAATCAACAACCTTTATCTGATCAGCGCTACCACAATGCTATGGTGTTTAGCGCTAATTAGCTGCGTAGCGCTTGCGGTAGTCACTCCGAAAAAATTAGCTTTCAGAAGTGACTAA
- a CDS encoding IscS subfamily cysteine desulfurase, producing the protein MKRPIFLDYAATTPVDPRVAKEMINCLELDGNFGNPASRSHVIGWQAEAAVEAARSHVAKLISANPREIVWTSGATESDNLAIKGIAEIRAEQGRHIITSVIEHKAVLDSCDYLATKGFEITKLQPDSTGRISAVQVEQALRSDTILVSIMHVNNEIGVVNPIADIGELCRRNNVAFHVDAAQSAAKVAIDVEALNIDLLSISAHKMYGPKGIGALYVRRAPEIKVAAQIHGGGHERGMRSGTLPTHQIVGFGEAAKIATAELEQDRAHALALQQAFLAELQGVEGIHVNGSMEHRSPMNLNLSFSGVDGESLLMSLNKLAVSSGSACNSASVDPSFVLVGIGVPAKLALTSLRFSFGRFSTLDEVVEAARILRSVYQSLRG; encoded by the coding sequence ATGAAACGTCCTATTTTTCTTGATTACGCAGCAACGACTCCTGTCGATCCCCGCGTAGCGAAGGAAATGATCAACTGCCTCGAGCTTGATGGCAATTTTGGTAATCCCGCTTCGCGCTCACATGTGATTGGCTGGCAAGCCGAGGCCGCCGTTGAGGCAGCACGCTCCCATGTCGCCAAGCTGATTAGTGCTAATCCTCGAGAGATCGTATGGACGTCAGGTGCTACTGAGTCAGATAATCTTGCGATTAAGGGTATTGCGGAGATTCGAGCTGAGCAGGGGCGGCACATCATCACTTCAGTCATCGAGCATAAAGCGGTGCTAGATTCCTGCGATTACCTCGCGACCAAAGGTTTTGAAATCACTAAATTACAGCCGGATTCGACGGGTCGAATCAGTGCCGTTCAAGTTGAACAGGCACTTCGTAGTGATACGATATTGGTGAGTATCATGCACGTTAATAACGAGATTGGGGTGGTGAATCCCATTGCTGACATTGGCGAATTGTGTCGTCGTAATAACGTGGCGTTTCATGTTGATGCGGCGCAATCTGCGGCCAAAGTGGCGATTGATGTCGAGGCGTTGAATATCGATCTGTTGAGTATCTCGGCCCATAAAATGTATGGCCCCAAGGGAATTGGTGCGCTCTATGTTCGTAGAGCACCAGAAATTAAAGTCGCTGCTCAAATTCATGGTGGTGGGCACGAGCGAGGTATGCGTTCGGGTACACTTCCAACTCATCAAATAGTTGGCTTCGGCGAAGCCGCCAAAATAGCAACGGCCGAGCTTGAGCAAGACAGGGCACACGCCTTGGCATTGCAGCAGGCATTTTTGGCTGAATTACAGGGGGTTGAGGGCATCCATGTTAATGGCTCCATGGAACATCGATCACCAATGAATTTAAACCTTAGCTTTTCGGGGGTTGATGGCGAATCACTGTTGATGTCGTTGAATAAACTTGCCGTCAGCTCTGGTTCAGCCTGCAACTCTGCGAGCGTCGACCCCAGCTTTGTTCTAGTCGGAATTGGTGTGCCGGCAAAGCTTGCCCTCACTTCTTTGCGCTTCAGTTTTGGACGGTTTAGTACGCTTGATGAGGTGGTGGAGGCAGCTAGAATACTTCGTTCTGTCTACCAATCCTTACGTGGTTAG
- a CDS encoding RNA methyltransferase: MLDRVSVVMVGTSHPGNIGATARAMAVMGLSKLVLAKPRCEVNEQSEAMASKGLKVLQNRVDTTSLAEALAGQQLVIGASARVRGLDWPLVSPREASAIMAAKLKSGEANQVAWVLGREDTGLTNEELAHCHYHVHIPTSAEYSSLNVAAAAQLLAYESRLALLDSTKTAVERSTEESLATGDDLEFFFDHLEQVMVDVGFHNRAEPKLTMQRLRKLFYRSHPKSAEISILRGILSGVQRKLDNK; the protein is encoded by the coding sequence ATGTTAGATCGTGTTTCAGTTGTCATGGTAGGAACTAGCCACCCCGGGAATATTGGAGCAACCGCTAGAGCGATGGCGGTTATGGGGTTGTCTAAGTTAGTACTAGCGAAACCACGGTGTGAAGTGAATGAGCAATCTGAAGCCATGGCGTCGAAGGGACTTAAGGTATTACAAAACCGAGTGGATACTACTAGTTTAGCCGAAGCGCTGGCGGGTCAGCAGCTTGTAATTGGAGCTAGCGCCAGGGTTCGAGGTCTGGATTGGCCATTGGTAAGCCCACGGGAGGCCAGTGCAATCATGGCAGCCAAACTTAAGAGTGGTGAGGCAAACCAAGTCGCTTGGGTGCTAGGTCGCGAAGACACTGGCTTAACAAATGAAGAATTAGCGCACTGTCATTATCATGTACATATTCCTACCAGTGCCGAGTATTCGTCACTCAACGTCGCGGCAGCGGCTCAACTCCTCGCTTATGAAAGTCGACTAGCTCTGTTGGATAGTACTAAAACTGCGGTTGAGCGCAGCACCGAGGAAAGTTTGGCCACCGGCGATGATTTGGAGTTCTTTTTTGATCACTTGGAGCAGGTGATGGTTGATGTGGGTTTCCATAATCGAGCAGAACCTAAACTTACCATGCAGCGACTGCGTAAATTGTTTTACCGAAGTCATCCCAAGTCAGCGGAAATATCAATTCTTCGTGGTATTCTGAGCGGCGTGCAAAGAAAGCTAGACAACAAATAA
- a CDS encoding inositol monophosphatase family protein, producing the protein MEPMLTIALRAARKAGELIVRASEELELVKVDEKGLNDFVTEVDRLAEAEIIYHLRKAYPDHKILGEESGTTDGTAEYEWIIDPLDGTLNFIRGIPHYAVSIACIYRGKVEHAVVLDPIRREEFTATRGRGANLNGRRIRVSSARNLDSALLATGIPFRGKQDKHIEGYTKGMAQLAALSTGIRRAGAASLDLAYVAAGRVDAFWELGLASWDMAAGTLLVKEAGGLVADLDGGHDYLTSGHIVAASPKLIKPILQNVRPHLSL; encoded by the coding sequence ATGGAACCCATGCTAACCATAGCGCTTCGCGCTGCGCGTAAGGCAGGCGAGTTAATCGTTCGTGCCTCCGAAGAACTTGAACTAGTTAAAGTTGATGAGAAGGGCCTAAATGACTTTGTCACTGAAGTCGACCGGCTTGCTGAAGCGGAAATCATTTATCACCTGCGCAAAGCCTACCCTGATCATAAGATCTTAGGCGAAGAGTCAGGAACCACTGATGGCACCGCCGAATACGAATGGATTATTGATCCCCTCGACGGCACTCTTAACTTCATTCGTGGCATCCCCCACTACGCTGTTTCTATCGCTTGTATTTATCGTGGCAAAGTCGAACATGCCGTGGTACTCGACCCTATTCGTCGTGAAGAGTTCACCGCAACTCGCGGTCGTGGTGCGAACTTAAATGGCCGTCGTATCAGAGTAAGCTCGGCGCGTAACCTAGACAGCGCTCTACTTGCTACCGGCATCCCCTTCCGAGGCAAGCAAGATAAGCATATTGAAGGCTACACCAAAGGAATGGCACAACTTGCAGCACTCTCTACGGGAATTCGTCGCGCCGGAGCGGCAAGTCTTGATCTCGCTTACGTTGCTGCGGGCAGAGTCGATGCGTTTTGGGAACTTGGTCTGGCTAGTTGGGACATGGCAGCGGGAACATTACTCGTGAAGGAAGCCGGTGGTTTAGTCGCTGACCTCGATGGAGGCCATGATTACCTCACTTCCGGACATATCGTCGCTGCCTCGCCGAAGCTGATTAAACCTATTCTACAGAATGTTCGTCCTCATTTATCGCTCTGA
- a CDS encoding glycerophosphodiester phosphodiesterase — MKRLLVCVVVLAMIYAVLRVWPSSEATEFPSFFSDSSFDVIAHRGGKAHRPENTLIAFRHAVAIGASVLELDVHLSSDEKLVVIHDDRVDRTTNGKGFVADLTSIELGALDAGYGMLVGEDYSYRGLGIGIPTLQSVVDEFNHIRYVIEIKPKSEHAARRLCEFIATNDLSDRVIVGSFHTQAMSAFRAMCPNVVTSSPTMEVARFYFLHKLGLSHWYSGEGQALQIPLEHFGLTVVTPALIADAQSNGLKVHVWTINDVGTMRQLLDWGVDGIVTDVPETLQEMVQTND, encoded by the coding sequence ATGAAACGATTACTAGTCTGCGTCGTGGTACTTGCCATGATCTACGCGGTGTTACGCGTGTGGCCCTCATCCGAGGCAACGGAATTTCCCTCCTTCTTTAGTGATAGTAGTTTTGATGTCATCGCTCATCGAGGCGGGAAGGCTCATCGTCCTGAGAATACGCTAATCGCCTTCCGGCATGCGGTGGCAATAGGTGCCTCGGTGTTAGAGCTTGATGTGCACCTAAGTTCGGACGAAAAGTTGGTAGTGATTCACGATGACCGGGTGGATAGAACTACTAATGGAAAAGGTTTTGTAGCGGATTTAACTTCGATTGAGCTCGGCGCCCTTGATGCGGGCTACGGTATGCTTGTAGGCGAAGACTATTCCTACCGAGGATTAGGCATAGGTATACCTACTCTGCAGTCAGTAGTCGACGAGTTTAATCACATACGTTACGTCATTGAGATCAAGCCGAAGAGTGAACACGCGGCGAGACGCCTATGTGAATTTATCGCGACGAACGATCTATCTGACCGAGTAATCGTCGGTTCATTTCATACTCAAGCGATGAGTGCCTTTAGAGCAATGTGTCCAAATGTCGTGACATCTTCGCCAACCATGGAGGTCGCACGGTTCTATTTTCTCCACAAATTGGGTCTAAGTCATTGGTACAGTGGCGAAGGGCAAGCTTTGCAAATACCGTTAGAACACTTTGGCTTGACCGTAGTGACTCCGGCGCTTATTGCCGACGCGCAAAGTAATGGGCTAAAGGTTCACGTATGGACGATAAATGATGTTGGGACGATGCGCCAACTGCTCGATTGGGGTGTCGATGGTATCGTCACCGATGTCCCAGAGACGCTTCAAGAAATGGTTCAGACAAACGATTAG
- a CDS encoding glycosyltransferase, whose product MRVLMIGYVWPEPTSSAAGRHFMSLAKLFAAKASRLCIASAAERTEYSENISELGYESQQLELNSASFDEFVSQFAPQLVVFDRFMTEEQFGWRVSQYCPNAIKVLDTEDLQSLREERRRCVMAEEEFRVERLLNAEKFKRELAAIHRSDLSLIISPHEHQLLVNTFKVPSSHLALLPFLIEAEELEVAPKPYTEREGAVAIGNFRHAPNWDSVRELYRLWPRVREQLPAATLSIYGAYLPPKAMQLNQPKQGFTIKGRADDALSVISRAKVLLAPLRFGAGLKGKLLEAAIVGTPSVTTNIGAEGMLMELDQWPGVVVSDDESFVAATIRLLCDDEYFNERQRHTKPFLSQFAAQKWMDNLTDRLTNILEIGIETHRQGNLTGLLMNYHGAKSYQFMSQWIQVKTEFSAFRNAVDERNNNNE is encoded by the coding sequence ATGCGTGTATTAATGATTGGCTATGTTTGGCCGGAGCCTACTTCGTCAGCGGCAGGTAGACACTTCATGTCACTCGCCAAACTGTTTGCCGCCAAGGCTAGCAGGCTTTGCATTGCCAGCGCGGCAGAGCGCACCGAGTATTCCGAGAACATTAGCGAATTAGGCTACGAGTCGCAGCAGTTGGAACTTAACAGTGCTAGTTTTGACGAATTTGTGAGTCAGTTCGCCCCTCAATTAGTGGTTTTCGACCGTTTTATGACCGAAGAGCAGTTCGGTTGGCGTGTTAGTCAATATTGTCCGAACGCCATAAAAGTATTGGATACTGAAGACCTACAGTCGTTGCGAGAGGAACGCCGACGCTGTGTTATGGCGGAAGAGGAATTTCGAGTTGAACGACTGCTGAACGCGGAGAAGTTTAAACGTGAATTGGCGGCAATTCATCGTAGTGACTTGAGTTTGATAATCTCCCCGCATGAGCACCAACTGCTTGTTAATACCTTTAAGGTACCGTCATCTCACCTGGCGTTACTACCGTTCCTAATTGAAGCTGAGGAACTAGAGGTTGCACCTAAACCCTACACTGAACGAGAAGGCGCAGTCGCTATTGGCAACTTTCGACATGCGCCTAACTGGGATAGTGTCCGGGAGCTCTACCGGCTGTGGCCGCGTGTACGCGAGCAGCTTCCTGCAGCAACTCTTAGTATTTACGGCGCCTACTTACCCCCGAAAGCCATGCAGCTTAATCAACCGAAGCAAGGTTTCACTATTAAGGGGCGAGCCGACGATGCGTTATCTGTCATCAGTAGAGCCAAGGTGCTGTTAGCACCGTTGCGTTTTGGCGCAGGGCTGAAAGGGAAGTTATTAGAAGCAGCGATTGTGGGGACGCCTTCGGTGACGACCAATATAGGCGCCGAGGGTATGCTGATGGAGTTGGATCAGTGGCCCGGTGTCGTAGTCTCAGATGATGAGAGTTTTGTTGCAGCTACGATTCGATTGCTCTGTGATGACGAGTACTTTAACGAGAGACAGCGTCATACTAAGCCATTCCTCAGTCAGTTTGCTGCCCAAAAATGGATGGATAATCTAACAGATCGACTAACTAATATTTTAGAGATTGGCATTGAAACTCATCGGCAGGGCAACTTAACGGGGTTGCTAATGAATTATCACGGTGCCAAAAGCTATCAGTTTATGTCGCAATGGATTCAGGTTAAGACTGAATTCTCAGCGTTTCGAAACGCCGTTGACGAGCGCAATAACAATAACGAATAA
- a CDS encoding Glu/Leu/Phe/Val dehydrogenase dimerization domain-containing protein has product MSVFSNRNFDQHENVVFHECRESGLKAIIAIHDSRLGPAMGGCRMFPYQNDAAAIDDVLRLSQGMTYKNALAGLPIGGGKAVIIGNAREANAETWRAMGDFVQSLSGRYITAEDSGTSVSAMQLIAQRTPYVTGVSSSQAHHGDPSPSTAKGVYFAMKESVRVRYGQNHLSGLTVGIQGFGNVGRHLCKLLIEAGVSVFGADPNLDNADRARALGAKIVDPGLLMTLPMDVFAPCAMGAILNTESIAKLQTGLVCGAANNQLATASVEQELMKREILYAPDFAVNSGGIIDAFSQYSPTANINVERQISEISNTLAAVFDYANSHSVTAGAAAVKLAKLRVENGLSSKDKLLSA; this is encoded by the coding sequence ATGAGTGTTTTTAGTAATAGGAACTTCGATCAGCATGAAAATGTGGTATTTCATGAATGCAGAGAGAGCGGTTTAAAGGCGATTATCGCGATACATGATTCGCGTTTAGGGCCAGCTATGGGCGGCTGTAGAATGTTTCCCTACCAAAATGATGCAGCGGCAATAGACGATGTGCTTCGCCTGTCTCAGGGAATGACCTATAAAAATGCTTTAGCAGGGCTCCCCATTGGCGGTGGTAAAGCGGTTATCATAGGTAATGCGCGTGAAGCCAACGCGGAAACTTGGCGAGCAATGGGTGACTTTGTCCAATCCCTTTCGGGACGATACATCACTGCAGAGGACTCCGGTACAAGCGTATCGGCTATGCAGCTTATCGCACAGCGAACTCCCTATGTGACGGGCGTATCGAGTTCACAGGCACATCACGGTGATCCGTCACCCAGCACAGCAAAAGGTGTGTATTTTGCGATGAAGGAATCGGTTCGAGTTCGCTACGGTCAAAATCATCTCTCTGGTTTAACGGTAGGAATTCAAGGATTTGGCAATGTTGGTCGGCACCTCTGCAAGCTACTCATTGAAGCGGGCGTTAGCGTCTTTGGTGCTGATCCGAATCTGGATAATGCCGACAGAGCTCGCGCTCTGGGAGCTAAGATTGTCGATCCTGGTCTACTCATGACATTACCCATGGATGTTTTCGCTCCGTGCGCGATGGGCGCTATTCTCAACACTGAATCGATTGCCAAGTTGCAAACCGGATTGGTCTGCGGTGCCGCGAATAATCAGCTTGCGACGGCATCGGTAGAACAGGAGTTAATGAAACGAGAGATTCTTTACGCGCCTGACTTTGCGGTAAATTCAGGTGGCATTATTGATGCGTTCTCACAGTATTCCCCAACGGCAAATATCAACGTTGAACGGCAAATTTCCGAGATATCAAATACCCTCGCAGCAGTTTTCGATTATGCGAATTCACATAGTGTTACTGCCGGGGCTGCCGCTGTTAAGTTAGCTAAGTTACGTGTTGAGAACGGCCTGTCTTCTAAGGACAAATTATTATCCGCATAA